The following are encoded in a window of Oreochromis aureus strain Israel breed Guangdong linkage group 10, ZZ_aureus, whole genome shotgun sequence genomic DNA:
- the LOC116313120 gene encoding roundabout homolog 1-like isoform X3 — protein sequence MVAVGEPAVLECQPPRGHPEPTISWRKDGSNLDDRDERITIRSGKLMITNTRKSDAGKYICVGTNMVGERESEIAELTVLERPTFVKRPSSVVVLAEESVEFSCVVQGDPVPTVRWRRDDSDLPKGSRFEILEDHTLIVRQVTSADEGSYTCVVENMVGKSEASATLTVHVNTVPPAFAIRPRNQVVAVGRTVTFQCEATGNPQPAIFWQREGSESLLFSYQPPQPFSRLSVSQMGSLTITNVQRTDGGFYSCQALNIAGSVITKALLEVTDSGSDHPPPVIRQGPVNQTVSVDSTVTLGCQSVGTPTPAVHWKKDGVVVSPVDSRMSLTETGLLKIHYAKLGDTGFYTCIASNSNGEASRTAYLQVEEFGVVVQSGHPSDPSLIPSAPSKPEVTDISRTSVTLSWKSGPSGAAPPTSYLIEAFSYTLGSRWVTLAEHVKAQTFVLRNLKPGTVYLFMVRAVNSYGLSDPSPISDSIRTQDSTATMQGVDHRHIQRELADVVIHLRTPTVLSSSAVRVQWTVEQQSPYIQGYKVLYRASAEHGQPDGQWIVQELRASLEDGVVISQLKKGSIYEFKVRPFFDEFQGTESEVKVVRTLEEAPSRAPQGVTVTTTEANGTAILVSWKPPPNAEEAGLIQEYKIWCLGNESRYHVNQSVDGSTFSVLISSLAPGIRYSVVVAASNGAGPGVQSDVAFFQLDSAGQMMDISEERDTLSQISDVVKQPAFIAGIGATCWLVLMIFSVWLYRHRKKRSGLSSTYTGIRKVPSFTFTPTVAYQRGESVCSAGRPGLLSMGEPLNQLWLPDSWPNACANHKDCSINCCNNGNGTSDSNMTTYSRPADCIANYGNHPENKQEGQLGSETAIYSDVNLSNKLNEIKTFNNSNLCYASPGGDSTATYEPIPYATTQLIQASIKNKAASGGSIAEPLDIPCWKQPPNLPPIPKEMAAQMQYNLTEQKSNDHLQGGEGMIHPKAIPYNQTRDHSTGGSHHSSDRGSNSTSGSQNQKKGIRVPKIPKHNAVTWGEALSPPHANAWDCDEYSLPMERSFNPEERTEGCPTPPVRGPVSSSTEVSYNHPPITASQGDLTNGLHNPAEHLSQHVTSNPRPLSPTHTYSSIPLCMDTDGQEENDEDLEEETDAELTESHYSHDQNHEKHKHQLHHQSPHKQLLHGLDQTPASSTGDLDRSVTGSMVNSWGSASEDNISSGRSSVVSTSEGSFFTDGDFNQAVASSRDIVGLRMCRYPEESGRRQQRPSSPMSTDSNMSPAITHKRPRRHKQNQSAPQGYQPKDVFSDDTCMPLDFTSQMSHGDYKVRGATLPRMGPGEARGRRGSTGTHRVKEATVEERESQEKHMIPLAGKGSSKNRQHSEFGDILLYSRPSFPSGQTQTVPNDSNSSKFASSGDSRTKQGGQVAPLGQVEEFLKS from the exons ATGGTCGCAGTGGGTGAGCCTGCGGTCCTGGAGTGCCAGCCACCCCGTGGACACCCCGAGCCCACAATCTCCTGGAGGAAAGATGGCTCCAACTTAGATGACAGAGATGAACGCATAACA ATTCGGAGTGGCAAACTAATGATCACCAACACCAGGAAGAGTGATGCAGGGAAATACATCTGCGTTGGAACCAACATggtgggagagagggagagtgagatTGCCGAACTCACGGTGCTTG AGCGTCCGACCTTTGTGAAACGGCCCAGCAGTGTAGTGGTGCTGGCAGAGGAGAGTGTGGAGTTCAGCTGTGTTGTCCAAGGAGACCCTGTTCCCACTGTCCGCTGGAGGAGAGATGATTCTGACCTGCCTAAGGGCAg CAGATTTGAAATCCTAGAGGACCATACCTTGATTGTTCGCCAAGTGACCTCTGCAGACGAAGGCTCTTATACATGTGTGGTGGAGAACATGGTTGGGAAGTCTGAAGCGTCTGCCACGCTCACTGTACATG TCAATACTG TGCCCCCGGCTTTTGCCATTCGCCCCAGGAACCAGGTGGTGGCAGTGGGCAGGACGGTCACCTTCCAATGTGAGGCTACTGGCAACCCGCAGCCTGCTATTTTCTGGCAGAGGGAGGGCAGTGAG AGTCTTCTCTTCTCCTACCAGCCACCGCAGCCCTTTAGCCGGCTGTCCGTCTCCCAGATGGGCAGTTTGACCATTACCAATGTTCAACGTACTGATGGCGGCTTTTATAGCTGCCAGGCTCTTAACATCGCTGGCAGCGTTATTACCAAAGCGCTGCTGGAGGTTACAGACT CTGGGTCAGACCACCCTCCTCCTGTCATTAGACAGGGTCCAGTCAATCAGACTGTTTCTGTAGACAGCACAGTAACCCTGGGTTGCCAAAGTGTTGGCACTCCAACGCCTGCCGTTCACTGGAAGAAAGATGGTGTGGTGGTGTCTCCTGTGGACTCCCGTATGTCGCTAACAGAAACAGGATTGCTGAAGATTCACTATGCTAAG CTGGGAGATACAGGTTTCTATACCTGCATTGCTTCTAATTCCAATGGAGAGGCTTCCCGGACAGCGTACTTGCAAGTTGAAG AGTTTGGAGTTGTTGTCCAGTCTGGTCATCCCTCAGACCCTAGCTTGATTCCCAGTGCTCCATCTAAACCTGAGGTGACTGACATCAGCCGTACCTCTGTCACTCTATCATGGAAATCTGGCCCCAGTGGCGCTGCACCACCCACCTCTTACCTGATTGAGGCATTCAG TTACACATTAGGCAGCAGATGGGTGACCCTGGCAGAGCATGTGAAGGCGCAGACCTTTGTCCTGAGAAACCTGAAGCCTGGAACTGTATACCTCTTTATGGTCAGAGCAGTGAATTCTTATGGCCTGAGTGACCCCAGCCCAATCTCTGACTCCATCAGAACACAGG ACAGCACTGCCACTATGCAGGGAGTGGATCATCGTCACATCCAGAGAGAACTGGCAGATGTTGTTATCCACCTGCGCACGCCAACTGTCCTTTCGTCTTCCGCTGTCAGAGTGCAGTGGACG GTTGAGCAGCAGTCCCCGTACATCCAGGGTTACAAGGTTCTCTACAGGGCGTCTGCTGAGCATGGCCAACCAGACGGGCAGTGGATTGTCCAGGAGTTACGTGCTTCACTTGAGGACGGGGTGGTGATCAGTCAGCTCAAGAAGGGATCCATCTACGAGTTCAAAGTGCGTCCCTTCTTTGACGAGTTCCAGGGAACTGAAAGTGAGGTGAAGGTGGTCAGGACACTGGAAGAAG CCCCGAGTAGAGCACCCCAGGGAGTCACGGTCACAACGACTGAGGCCAATGGCACTGCCATCCTCGTTTCCTGGAAACCTCCTCCAAATGCAGAAGAGGCTGGACTCATTCAGGAATACaag ATCTGGTGCCTGGGTAATGAGAGTCGCTACCATGTAAACCAGTCAGTGGATGGCTCCACCTTCTCCGTGCTCATTTCCAGTCTGGCACCGGGGATTCGCTACAGTGTGGTGGTTGCAGCTAGCAATGGTGCTGGACCTGGAGTACAGAGTGACGTTGCTTTCTTCCAGTTAG ACTCTGCAGGCCAGATGATGGATATCAGCGAGGAAAGAGACACATTGTCTCAGATCTCAGATGTGGTGAAGCAGCCCGCATTTATCGCTGGCATTGGCGCCACCTGCTGGTTGGTTCTTATGATTTTCAGCGTGTGGCTGTACCGTCACCGCAAGAAAAGAAGCGGCCTCAGCAGCACATACACTGGCATCCGCAAGG TTCCATCATTCACCTTTACACCTACAG TTGCATATCAAAGAGGAGAATCAGTATGCAGTGCTGGCAG ACCTGGCCTTCTCAGCATGGGTGAACCCCTAAACCAGCTGTGGCTGCCAGACAGTTGGCCAAATGCATGTGCCAATCATAAGGACTGTAGCATCAACTGCTGCAATAATGGCAATGGCACTAGTGACAGTAACATGACAACATACAGCCGACCAG CCGACTGCATAGCCAACTATGGAAACCACCCAGAAAACAAACAGGAGGGACAGCTTGGGTCTGAGACAGCCATATACAGTGATGTGAATCTCTCCAACAAACTCAATGAGATTAAAACATTCAACAACTCCAACTTGTGCTATGCAAGTCCAGGAGGGGATTCAACAGCCACATATGAGCCTATTCCATATGCCACCACACAGCTCATTCAGGCCAGCATTAAGAATAAGGCAGCCTCTGGCGGCTCAATAGCAGAGCCTCTGGATAtaccctgctggaagcagccccCCAATTTGCCTCCAATACCAAAGGAGATGGCAGCACAGATGCAATACAACTTGACTGAACAAAAAAGTAATG ATCATTTGCAAGGAGGAGAAGGAATGATTCATCCTAAAGCTATCCCCTACAACCAGACCCGAGATCACAGCACAGGTGGCTCACACCACAGTTCAGACAGAGGCAGCAACAGCACCTCAG GGAGTCAAAATCAAAAGAAGGGAATACGGGTCCCAAAGATCCCAAAACATAATGCAGTAACCTGGGGAGAAGCCCTATCTCCTCCTCATGCTAATGCCTGGGACTGTGATGAATATAGCCTTCCCATGGAAAGAAG ttttaatcCAGAAGAGAGAACTGAAGGCTGTCCAACTCCACCAGTTAGAGGGCCAGTCTCATCCTCTACTGAAGTATCTTATAATCACCCACCTATCACAGCATCACAGGGAGACCTGACTAATGGCCTACACAATCCAGCAGAACATCTCAG TCAACACGTCACAAGCAACCCTCGCCCTCTTTCCCCAACACATACCTACAGCTCAATTCCCCTCTGCATGGATACTGATGGACAGGAAGAGAATGATGAGGATTTGGAGGAGGAAACAGATGCAGAGCTCACTGAAAGTCATTACAGCCACGACCAGAACCACGAGAAGCACAAACACCAGCTGCACCACCAGTCCCCACACAAGCAGCTGCTGCACGGACTGGACCAGACCCCAGCCTCCAGCACTGGAGATCTGGACAGATCAGTCACAGGGTCTATGGTTAACAGCTGGGGCTCAGCATCTGAGGACAACATCTCATCAGGCAGGTCCAGTGTGGTCAGCACTTCAGAAGGATCCTTCTTTACAGATGGAGATTTCAACCAGGCAGTAGCCTCATCGCGGGATATTGTTGGCCTGCGCATGTGCAGATACCCAGAGGAGTCAG GGCGGCGGCAGCAGCGACCCAGCAGTCCCATGTCCACAGATAGCAACATGAGTCCTGCAATAACACATAAAAGGCCCAGGCGACATAAACAGAACCAGTCTGCTCCACAGGGTTACCAACCCAAAGACGTCTTCAGTGATG ACACTTGTATGCCTCTGGATTTCACCAGCCAGATGTCCCATGGTGACTATAAAGTGAGGGGGGCCACGCTCCCTCGGATGGGCCCTGGGGAGGCCCGGGGTAGACGAGGCAGCACTGGGACTCACAGGGTCAAAGAGGCTACAGTTGAGGAAAGAGAGAGCCAGGAGAAGCACATGATTCCATTAGCAGGAAAAGGAAGCAGCAAAAACCGACAGCACTCTG aATTTGGGGACATTCTTCTGTACAGTCGTCCCTCTTTCCCATCAGGACAAACTCAGACAGTGCCAAATGATTCTAATTCATCCAAATTTGCATCATCTGGAGACTCAAGGACTAAACAGGGTGGACAGGTGGCACCTTTGGGACAGGTGGAAGAG TTCCTGAAAAGCTAA
- the LOC116313120 gene encoding roundabout homolog 1-like isoform X4: MSILVSCRPSLIHHQTATRTHESLSLSYLHCNSIHHYMPPAFAIRPRNQVVAVGRTVTFQCEATGNPQPAIFWQREGSESLLFSYQPPQPFSRLSVSQMGSLTITNVQRTDGGFYSCQALNIAGSVITKALLEVTDSGSDHPPPVIRQGPVNQTVSVDSTVTLGCQSVGTPTPAVHWKKDGVVVSPVDSRMSLTETGLLKIHYAKLGDTGFYTCIASNSNGEASRTAYLQVEEFGVVVQSGHPSDPSLIPSAPSKPEVTDISRTSVTLSWKSGPSGAAPPTSYLIEAFSYTLGSRWVTLAEHVKAQTFVLRNLKPGTVYLFMVRAVNSYGLSDPSPISDSIRTQDSTATMQGVDHRHIQRELADVVIHLRTPTVLSSSAVRVQWTVEQQSPYIQGYKVLYRASAEHGQPDGQWIVQELRASLEDGVVISQLKKGSIYEFKVRPFFDEFQGTESEVKVVRTLEEAPSRAPQGVTVTTTEANGTAILVSWKPPPNAEEAGLIQEYKIWCLGNESRYHVNQSVDGSTFSVLISSLAPGIRYSVVVAASNGAGPGVQSDVAFFQLDSAGQMMDISEERDTLSQISDVVKQPAFIAGIGATCWLVLMIFSVWLYRHRKKRSGLSSTYTGIRKVPSFTFTPTVAYQRGESVCSAGRPGLLSMGEPLNQLWLPDSWPNACANHKDCSINCCNNGNGTSDSNMTTYSRPADCIANYGNHPENKQEGQLGSETAIYSDVNLSNKLNEIKTFNNSNLCYASPGGDSTATYEPIPYATTQLIQASIKNKAASGGSIAEPLDIPCWKQPPNLPPIPKEMAAQMQYNLTEQKSNDHLQGGEGMIHPKAIPYNQTRDHSTGGSHHSSDRGSNSTSGSQNQKKGIRVPKIPKHNAVTWGEALSPPHANAWDCDEYSLPMERSFNPEERTEGCPTPPVRGPVSSSTEVSYNHPPITASQGDLTNGLHNPAEHLSQHVTSNPRPLSPTHTYSSIPLCMDTDGQEENDEDLEEETDAELTESHYSHDQNHEKHKHQLHHQSPHKQLLHGLDQTPASSTGDLDRSVTGSMVNSWGSASEDNISSGRSSVVSTSEGSFFTDGDFNQAVASSRDIVGLRMCRYPEESGRRQQRPSSPMSTDSNMSPAITHKRPRRHKQNQSAPQGYQPKDVFSDDTCMPLDFTSQMSHGDYKVRGATLPRMGPGEARGRRGSTGTHRVKEATVEERESQEKHMIPLAGKGSSKNRQHSEFGDILLYSRPSFPSGQTQTVPNDSNSSKFASSGDSRTKQGGQVAPLGQVEEFLKS; this comes from the exons ATG TCAATACTGGTAAGTTGTCGTCCATCCCTCATCCACCATCAGACAGCAACAAGAACTCATGAGTCCCTGTCACTGTCCTATCTTCACTGTAATTCCATCCACCACTACA TGCCCCCGGCTTTTGCCATTCGCCCCAGGAACCAGGTGGTGGCAGTGGGCAGGACGGTCACCTTCCAATGTGAGGCTACTGGCAACCCGCAGCCTGCTATTTTCTGGCAGAGGGAGGGCAGTGAG AGTCTTCTCTTCTCCTACCAGCCACCGCAGCCCTTTAGCCGGCTGTCCGTCTCCCAGATGGGCAGTTTGACCATTACCAATGTTCAACGTACTGATGGCGGCTTTTATAGCTGCCAGGCTCTTAACATCGCTGGCAGCGTTATTACCAAAGCGCTGCTGGAGGTTACAGACT CTGGGTCAGACCACCCTCCTCCTGTCATTAGACAGGGTCCAGTCAATCAGACTGTTTCTGTAGACAGCACAGTAACCCTGGGTTGCCAAAGTGTTGGCACTCCAACGCCTGCCGTTCACTGGAAGAAAGATGGTGTGGTGGTGTCTCCTGTGGACTCCCGTATGTCGCTAACAGAAACAGGATTGCTGAAGATTCACTATGCTAAG CTGGGAGATACAGGTTTCTATACCTGCATTGCTTCTAATTCCAATGGAGAGGCTTCCCGGACAGCGTACTTGCAAGTTGAAG AGTTTGGAGTTGTTGTCCAGTCTGGTCATCCCTCAGACCCTAGCTTGATTCCCAGTGCTCCATCTAAACCTGAGGTGACTGACATCAGCCGTACCTCTGTCACTCTATCATGGAAATCTGGCCCCAGTGGCGCTGCACCACCCACCTCTTACCTGATTGAGGCATTCAG TTACACATTAGGCAGCAGATGGGTGACCCTGGCAGAGCATGTGAAGGCGCAGACCTTTGTCCTGAGAAACCTGAAGCCTGGAACTGTATACCTCTTTATGGTCAGAGCAGTGAATTCTTATGGCCTGAGTGACCCCAGCCCAATCTCTGACTCCATCAGAACACAGG ACAGCACTGCCACTATGCAGGGAGTGGATCATCGTCACATCCAGAGAGAACTGGCAGATGTTGTTATCCACCTGCGCACGCCAACTGTCCTTTCGTCTTCCGCTGTCAGAGTGCAGTGGACG GTTGAGCAGCAGTCCCCGTACATCCAGGGTTACAAGGTTCTCTACAGGGCGTCTGCTGAGCATGGCCAACCAGACGGGCAGTGGATTGTCCAGGAGTTACGTGCTTCACTTGAGGACGGGGTGGTGATCAGTCAGCTCAAGAAGGGATCCATCTACGAGTTCAAAGTGCGTCCCTTCTTTGACGAGTTCCAGGGAACTGAAAGTGAGGTGAAGGTGGTCAGGACACTGGAAGAAG CCCCGAGTAGAGCACCCCAGGGAGTCACGGTCACAACGACTGAGGCCAATGGCACTGCCATCCTCGTTTCCTGGAAACCTCCTCCAAATGCAGAAGAGGCTGGACTCATTCAGGAATACaag ATCTGGTGCCTGGGTAATGAGAGTCGCTACCATGTAAACCAGTCAGTGGATGGCTCCACCTTCTCCGTGCTCATTTCCAGTCTGGCACCGGGGATTCGCTACAGTGTGGTGGTTGCAGCTAGCAATGGTGCTGGACCTGGAGTACAGAGTGACGTTGCTTTCTTCCAGTTAG ACTCTGCAGGCCAGATGATGGATATCAGCGAGGAAAGAGACACATTGTCTCAGATCTCAGATGTGGTGAAGCAGCCCGCATTTATCGCTGGCATTGGCGCCACCTGCTGGTTGGTTCTTATGATTTTCAGCGTGTGGCTGTACCGTCACCGCAAGAAAAGAAGCGGCCTCAGCAGCACATACACTGGCATCCGCAAGG TTCCATCATTCACCTTTACACCTACAG TTGCATATCAAAGAGGAGAATCAGTATGCAGTGCTGGCAG ACCTGGCCTTCTCAGCATGGGTGAACCCCTAAACCAGCTGTGGCTGCCAGACAGTTGGCCAAATGCATGTGCCAATCATAAGGACTGTAGCATCAACTGCTGCAATAATGGCAATGGCACTAGTGACAGTAACATGACAACATACAGCCGACCAG CCGACTGCATAGCCAACTATGGAAACCACCCAGAAAACAAACAGGAGGGACAGCTTGGGTCTGAGACAGCCATATACAGTGATGTGAATCTCTCCAACAAACTCAATGAGATTAAAACATTCAACAACTCCAACTTGTGCTATGCAAGTCCAGGAGGGGATTCAACAGCCACATATGAGCCTATTCCATATGCCACCACACAGCTCATTCAGGCCAGCATTAAGAATAAGGCAGCCTCTGGCGGCTCAATAGCAGAGCCTCTGGATAtaccctgctggaagcagccccCCAATTTGCCTCCAATACCAAAGGAGATGGCAGCACAGATGCAATACAACTTGACTGAACAAAAAAGTAATG ATCATTTGCAAGGAGGAGAAGGAATGATTCATCCTAAAGCTATCCCCTACAACCAGACCCGAGATCACAGCACAGGTGGCTCACACCACAGTTCAGACAGAGGCAGCAACAGCACCTCAG GGAGTCAAAATCAAAAGAAGGGAATACGGGTCCCAAAGATCCCAAAACATAATGCAGTAACCTGGGGAGAAGCCCTATCTCCTCCTCATGCTAATGCCTGGGACTGTGATGAATATAGCCTTCCCATGGAAAGAAG ttttaatcCAGAAGAGAGAACTGAAGGCTGTCCAACTCCACCAGTTAGAGGGCCAGTCTCATCCTCTACTGAAGTATCTTATAATCACCCACCTATCACAGCATCACAGGGAGACCTGACTAATGGCCTACACAATCCAGCAGAACATCTCAG TCAACACGTCACAAGCAACCCTCGCCCTCTTTCCCCAACACATACCTACAGCTCAATTCCCCTCTGCATGGATACTGATGGACAGGAAGAGAATGATGAGGATTTGGAGGAGGAAACAGATGCAGAGCTCACTGAAAGTCATTACAGCCACGACCAGAACCACGAGAAGCACAAACACCAGCTGCACCACCAGTCCCCACACAAGCAGCTGCTGCACGGACTGGACCAGACCCCAGCCTCCAGCACTGGAGATCTGGACAGATCAGTCACAGGGTCTATGGTTAACAGCTGGGGCTCAGCATCTGAGGACAACATCTCATCAGGCAGGTCCAGTGTGGTCAGCACTTCAGAAGGATCCTTCTTTACAGATGGAGATTTCAACCAGGCAGTAGCCTCATCGCGGGATATTGTTGGCCTGCGCATGTGCAGATACCCAGAGGAGTCAG GGCGGCGGCAGCAGCGACCCAGCAGTCCCATGTCCACAGATAGCAACATGAGTCCTGCAATAACACATAAAAGGCCCAGGCGACATAAACAGAACCAGTCTGCTCCACAGGGTTACCAACCCAAAGACGTCTTCAGTGATG ACACTTGTATGCCTCTGGATTTCACCAGCCAGATGTCCCATGGTGACTATAAAGTGAGGGGGGCCACGCTCCCTCGGATGGGCCCTGGGGAGGCCCGGGGTAGACGAGGCAGCACTGGGACTCACAGGGTCAAAGAGGCTACAGTTGAGGAAAGAGAGAGCCAGGAGAAGCACATGATTCCATTAGCAGGAAAAGGAAGCAGCAAAAACCGACAGCACTCTG aATTTGGGGACATTCTTCTGTACAGTCGTCCCTCTTTCCCATCAGGACAAACTCAGACAGTGCCAAATGATTCTAATTCATCCAAATTTGCATCATCTGGAGACTCAAGGACTAAACAGGGTGGACAGGTGGCACCTTTGGGACAGGTGGAAGAG TTCCTGAAAAGCTAA